The sequence below is a genomic window from Hyperolius riggenbachi isolate aHypRig1 chromosome 7, aHypRig1.pri, whole genome shotgun sequence.
gaccctgtaacttctcactagcagccgaggggagggccccagaatgctttgctgtatgttatgcggcctctcgtccttttaagagcttgggaatacagagccttgctgtcagcacacatcaaaagtaagagagatttttaacttcagtattgcctttttggcttgcttctaaactgtttaacacaggagaatagatgtttaaattagcttttgcagcctgacagttactctttagatAATTTTTCCCAACCAACATTTTCTTCACATGCTATAGTTTTTCTCAGATTTCCTGAAAAATCGAACTTTCGGGTATGGTAcctcaaaaataattttaaaaactaCAGTATACGATCAAACGGAATAATCTCTCGAATTTCTCTGATCAACAAAAAATTACAAAGTTGTAGCATCTAGGGGCACCATTAGGCTGTTTCCACTATTCCCGGTTTacgtgtgaaaatttgcatgtgaCCAGGAACAGTAAACAGTCCAAAGTCTAGTAAATTCATATTTAATGGACCAGAAGTCAGCAGTCTTCTCCTCACAATGACCTGTTTCATGCTACATAAACAAATGTTCTTGATATAATTGTTTTATCTTAGAAGGAACATGTTTTCTACTCACTGCTTTATTGCTTCAATTAATTTTATCCTTCTTTTGGTGCCTCCAATCATTGTTTGAGAATTATTCCCCCCATTCTGCACTCTTTACTATGCTGTTCACCACTatcaaaatggcaaaaaaaagtatattaaacaaaaacttttttggGGCAAACAGGTCTGTTTACCTATTAATAAATGTGGGGATATGCACAATGCTTGAAATAAATTAAGGGCAACTGAAACATGGTGATCTTTTTAGCActtctactagataacctaaaacacacggCCTCTAGGTATGAACTTTGTATACTACCCCCACCatttgccacccccccccctccaacttttcattcctttagattgtagcaTTAAATGCTAAAATGTCCGTCTAACATTGCTTGTCTCCCTATCTGATGTGCAGTGCTGGGTGATATGTTAGCACTTTGTAATACCAGTAATAAAATCTACAAATCTACCATGCATCTCAGAGTAGAGAAATTTAGAGTGGAATAGTTAGTCCAATTGTtttgggagggggtggagaggagTGGAAATAAACTGGGATGGTAGCTTGCCAATTCAATCATGCATTCAATCTGAAATTATCCAACATGCGTCATTCACTGTGGAGGATGATCTCTCTGTATATCGTCTTCTTAATATGTGTGTGTACTTTCAGTGTGCATTGAGCATGGAGAGGATCAGAGGGGAGGCAGCTAGATTGAGCACCATTTCAAGCTATTGGGGGGTTTACATCTTCaccttgtggtaaaaaaaaatgtttttattcctGTTAACTGTGGTTCTGTTGGTTGGAGAGATTGATCCATTTCCTGTTGAGACAGAAAGTAAAGTAAAACCTCTTTGGGAACAGAGGGCAATACAACTACTAAATGAATTCTGAATGTTTTTTTCAGCAGTATCAAAAATAAGTTTTTCCTAGATATTGAGGAGGACACCTGCAGAAAAGATGAAatgtctttactttttttttgttggtcTGACTTTTGAAATCCCGGAAACAATGAAATTAAACTAAGAGCCTCGTATTTAGCACTGAATCAACTATTCTGAGGTTGTTTGTGTCAATCCACTTCAGAAGTGCCAAGTTCAACATTTTTCTCCTAAATCTCATGAAGCAAGAACAATGGGCAAAAGAAGAATAATGGCAATTGCACATTACCCTGCTCGCCCTCTAAGACTTCTGGTTCACAGTGAGCTACTTCTTCTAAGATCGAAACCTGATAACGAAAACGTATATAAACTAGAAGATTCAGAAGCCTTTACTATGCAGAAAAAGATCTGGAAACATATGTCAATCTCTGCCATATTTGTATGGATACTAGTTTGGGTTAAACAATACCGGCAACTGGATTGTAACTTAGATGGCTTCTCCAGTGTTTCTTTGATGGACTTAGGCTGCAAACAATATCTTGAACTACCCCCTTCGAGTGATGTCAACTGCTCCAGAATCATAAGAGGGGATACAGAGGCCATAGAAGAAGCGCTCTATCATTTACAAGTTGACAAAAGGCATTTCCCACCAACAGAAGATGAGTATCTGAACTTAACCAAGAACTGCAAGAGGTATAAGAATATTCGTAAATTTATCACAGTTTCAGAGAGTAAAGAAGAGGAAGAGTTCCCTATTGCTTTTTCCATGGTGATCCATGAAAAGATTGAAATGTTTGAGAGGCTTTTGAGAGCCATTTACAGGCCCCACAACATTTACTGTGTTCATGTTGATGAAAAGTCTCCCGGGAAATTCAAGGAAGCGGTAAGAGGCATAACTGCCTGTTTTGACAATGTCTTTGTGGCATCCAAACTGGAAAGAGTAGTCTACGCTTCTTGGCTTAGGGTTCAAGCTGATCTCAACTGCATGGAAGACCTGCTGAAGAGCCATGTCCAATGGAAATACCTTCTCAATACCTGTGGCACTGACTTTCCCATAAAGACCAATGTCGAAATGGTGAAAATTCTTACACTTCTAAATGGAAAAAATAGTATGGAGAGTGAACCAACACCAGAACACAAAAAGGTTCGTTGGTTATACCAATATCACATCACGGAGGATATAGAGGTAGAGGAAACTGGGGAAATGAAGGAACCACCACCAGATGGCATTCAGATGTTCAGTGGGAATGCTTATGTGGTCATCACCAGAGGCTTTGTAAAAGCGCTCTTTCATGACCCCAAGGTGCAACGGCTAATAGAATGGGAAAAAGATACTTATAGTCCAGACGAACACCTTTGGGCAACCCTGCATCGAATGGTGGAGGTTCCTGGTTCGACTCCAACTCACAGCAAATATGACACATCTGATCTACAAGCTATTGCCAGACTGGTAAAATGGGGTAACCATGCCGGGGATCTTAAAGAGGGTGCTCCGTATGAACATTGCCATGGTGCTTATGTACGTGGGATCTGTACTTATGGAACTGGAGATTTGCCATGGATGCTAAAGCAACAACATCTGTTCGCCAACAAGTTTGACTCAACTGTGGACAACATTGCCATTCAGTGTCTAGAGCAATATCTCAGACACAAAACACTTTATGGAATTCCTCTGTAAGAAGAAATAGGCCTgatcaaattcactttttctccaagttttctcctgttttcacatcttatcaaataaatgttttttaagccaccagcaagcaagaaaatcattttgacagtattttttttacctactttttggtactttttcaatagcagagtgcaaaagttattttaaacagatatATAAAgatccatatgtaattcactcttTATcctagttatctcctaggagataatttttcatcttatttttaaaatcactttttagcactctgcaattgaaaaggtactaaaaagtaggcAACAAAGTACTCTCaacattatttggagtattttcttgcttgccagtgatttaaaaagcattttattgataaggtgtgaacatGGCACCAAGGacaaaactcagtagaaaaagttaattgcatattggccaataTCTTTTAGAAACacttggagaaaaaaaatgaattggatctaTTAGATATCCAGGAAAAACATTCAGATAATAGTCCTGCTACTTTAATAAGGTGTGTTGACTTTTCCTAATATACTCATAAACTTACATAATTACGTAACTTACAAAGTTTACATAAACTCTCAGGAAAtctattgttttttaaaaaataatgttaaaaaatgtatacCTGCAACCACCATTTTGTAACTTAATGCTATTAAAACATGTTATTTCAGTGTGCAGcaaactagattttttttttccttttttagaaatacaatggggttttttttgcatcttTTGCAACAATCAAATGGAGTCATGGTCAAAATTATTGGCACACTCACTCACATGTATGTtagaaataaccccccccccccccccccgaacaaaacaaaaaaaaagaaagaaagaaaatcaaGTTACAAATGTTTTGGTTTTGTCATGTTTTGGAAGAATACAAAAAGCaaagaaacaaaacaacaaaaatatcTAAGACATTCCACATAAAATATCAAAATTAACCTGGGTAAAAttatatgtacaaaaaaaaaatagtatttaaagcggaatataaccctgcatttcaactttgctctaaaacattatttacagtatattatatgcaaccagcattttttttaactagaccagcattggaagggttacacagggctttaaagttcctgaagATTTCTGCAGACACATCGGAAGCTGAAATAgaaacattttgtttacataaatgtatctaagtgttgaatgtgactcatctctctggctgagaaggagctggaggacagccaaagagtgtgtaacatttctcaatagatacatttaactaaatagaatgtaacaatctgaacttctgcatgtctctctacggaactttaaacctctgtgttaaacccttccaatgctggtctagtaaaaaaaaaatgctttttgcatataatatgctgtaaataatgttttagagcaaagttgaaatgcagggttatattccgctttaataattGTATCACAAGCACCAGAGTGATTATTTTCCTTGTCTTACCTTCTTGAGATTAACTCACAAAACATActgtagcccatatgcaattcacttttttccctaggtgatattttcacaccttgtaaatacaagctttttaaaacagaaacaaGCAAGCCAATACTCAAAAtccttttgatagtactttttcatctaggttttggtactttttctattgcaaattgCTGAAAGGCTATTTTAAGAAGATTGCATAAGGACCCATGtcttactttatttatttttttccacctgAGCTGTGCACTTAGGGTACCAATCTACATATTGATTTTCCCCTTTGATCCCCTGATCATGTTGATCAATTATGTTGTGAATTAACTCCCTTAAGATGTCCGATGCATTTAATTTTCATCATTTTTTGACCAAAAATTTGGCAAAAGTATTGATCAGCAAAGAAGTATAATGTCCGCAGCACTTAGCAATATAATTGATTGAGCGTGCAAGGGCCCAAAAAGTAAATATTTGAACCGAGAAAAAGAAAGCCCATATAGACAGCACCACTCAAAAGTATAACAACATTTATTGATACATAATttatattatattgtatataAGACATTTAATGAATattcaattaaccacttgaggaccacagtctttctaccccttaaggaccggccactttttttccattcagaccactgcagctttcacggtttattgctcgctcatacaacctaccacctaaatgaattttggctccttttcttgtcactaataaagctttcttttggtgctatttgattgctcctgcgatttttactttttattatattcatcaaaaaagacatgaattttggcaaaaaaaatgatttttttaactttctgtgctgacaattttcaaataaagtaaaatttctgtatacatgcagcgcgaaaaatgtggacaaacatgtttttgattaaaaaaaaaacattcagtgtatatttattggtttgggtaaaagttatagcgtttacaaactatggtgcaaaaagtgaattttgccattttcaagcatctatgacttttctgaccccctgtcatgtttcatgaggggctagaattccaggatagtataaataccccccaaatgaccccattttggaaagaagacatcccaaagtattcactgagaggcatagtgagttcatagaagatattattttttgtcacaagtaagcggaaaatgacactttgtgacaaaaaaaaagaaaaaaaaaaagaatccatttcttctaacttgcgacaaaaaaaaatgaaatctgccacggactcaccatgcccctctctgaataccttgaagtgtctactttccaaaatggggtcatttgtggggtgtgtttactgtcctcgcattttggggggtgctaatttgtaagcacccctgtaaagcctaaaggtgctcattggactttgggccccttagcgcagttaggctgcaaaaaagtgccacacatgtggtattgacgtactcaagagaagtagtagaatgtgttttggggtgtatttttacacatacccatgctgggtgggagaaatatctctgtaaatgacaattttttcatttgttttacacacaattgtccatttacagagttatttctcccacccagcatgggtatgtgtaaaaatacaccccaaaacacattgtactacttctcccgagtacggcgataccacatgtgtggcacttttttgcaccctaactacgctaaagggcccaaagtccaatgagtacctttaggatttcacaagtcattttgcggaatttgatttccagactactcctcacggtttagggcccctaaaatgccagggcagtataggaaccccacaaatgaccccattttagaaagaagacaccccaaggtattccgttaggagtatggtgagttcatagaagattttattttttgtcaaaagttagcggaaaattgatttttattgtttttttcacaaagtgtcattttccactaacttgtgacaaaaaataaaatcttctataaactcaccatactactaatggaataccttggggtgtcttctttctaaaatggggtcatttgtggggttcctatactgccctggcattttaggggccctaaaccgtgaggagtagtctggaaatcaaattccgcaaaatgacctgtgaaatcctaaaggtactcattggactttgggccctttagcgcagttagggtgcaaaaaagtgccacacatgtggtatcgccgtactcgggagaagtagtacaatgtgttttggggtgtatttttacacatacccatgctgggtgggagaaataactctgtaaatggacaattgtgtgtaaaaaaatcaaaagattgtcatttacagaggtatttctcccacccagcatgggtatgtgtaaaaatacaccccaaaacacattgtactacttctcccgagtatggcaataccacatgtgtggcacttttttgcaccctaactgcgctaaagggcccaaagtccaatgagtacctttaggatttcacaggtcattttgcggaatttgatttccagactactcctcacggtttagggcccctaaaatgccagttcagtataggaaccccacaaatgaccccattttagaaagaagacaccccaaggtattccgttaggagtatggtgagttcatagaagattttattttttgtcaaaagttagtggaaaatgacactttgtgaaaaaaaactataaaaatcaattttccgctaacttttgacaaaaaataaaatcttctatgaactcaccatactcctaacggaatacctttgggtgtcttctttctagaatggggtcatttgtggggttactatactgccctggcattttaggggccctaaaccgtgaggagtagtcttgaaaccaaatgtcgcaaaatgacctgtgaaatcctaaaggtactcattggactttgggccccttagcgtacttagggtgtaaaaaagtgccacacatgtggtaccgccgtactcaggagaagtagtataatgtgttttggggtgtatttttacacatacccatgctaagtgggagaaatatctctgtaaatgacaattgtttgatttgttttacacacaattgaccatttacatagaaatttctcccacccagcatgggtatgtgtaaaaatacaccccaaaacacattatactacttt
It includes:
- the LOC137525904 gene encoding beta-1,3-galactosyl-O-glycosyl-glycoprotein beta-1,6-N-acetylglucosaminyltransferase 3-like, yielding MVIHEKIEMFERLLRAIYRPHNIYCVHVDEKSPGKFKEAVRGITACFDNVFVASKLERVVYASWLRVQADLNCMEDLLKSHVQWKYLLNTCGTDFPIKTNVEMVKILTLLNGKNSMESEPTPEHKKVRWLYQYHITEDIEVEETGEMKEPPPDGIQMFSGNAYVVITRGFVKALFHDPKVQRLIEWEKDTYSPDEHLWATLHRMVEVPGSTPTHSKYDTSDLQAIARLVKWGNHAGDLKEGAPYEHCHGAYVRGICTYGTGDLPWMLKQQHLFANKFDSTVDNIAIQCLEQYLRHKTLYGIPL